The following proteins are encoded in a genomic region of Streptococcus sp. 29892:
- the folP gene encoding dihydropteroate synthase, with protein MSIQDLTNQVTIMGILNVTPDSFSDGGNYNEVEAALVQVEKLLADGATVIDVGGESTRLGASFVSEEDEIARVVPIIRAIKENYDCLVSIDTYKTGTARAALETGADILNDVWAGLYDGEMLALAAEYKVPIILMHNQKEESYEDVVVEVKNFLAERVQAALDAGIAADQIWLDPGFGFSKNVQHNLDLLQGLEQITGLGYPVLFGISRKRVVDYLLGGNSLPTDRDQATAALSAWAVQKGCKMVRVHNVAANRDVVKVWDQLTSGGQHG; from the coding sequence ATGTCTATTCAAGACTTAACAAATCAAGTGACTATTATGGGAATTCTCAATGTGACGCCAGATTCTTTTTCTGATGGTGGTAACTATAATGAAGTAGAAGCAGCCCTGGTTCAGGTTGAAAAATTATTAGCAGACGGTGCGACCGTCATTGATGTTGGTGGTGAGTCCACTCGTCTAGGTGCAAGCTTTGTGTCGGAAGAAGATGAAATTGCTCGCGTAGTGCCCATTATCCGCGCTATCAAAGAAAACTATGACTGTCTAGTCAGCATCGATACCTATAAAACAGGCACAGCACGTGCAGCCTTGGAAACAGGCGCAGATATTTTAAATGATGTCTGGGCGGGTCTTTATGATGGGGAAATGCTAGCCCTGGCTGCGGAGTACAAGGTACCAATTATTCTCATGCACAACCAAAAAGAAGAAAGCTATGAAGATGTTGTTGTGGAGGTCAAAAACTTTTTAGCTGAACGAGTTCAAGCTGCTTTGGATGCTGGTATAGCTGCAGATCAGATTTGGTTGGATCCAGGATTTGGCTTTTCAAAGAATGTCCAACATAACCTTGATCTCTTACAAGGTTTGGAACAGATTACTGGTCTTGGGTATCCTGTTCTTTTTGGAATTTCCCGTAAGCGTGTGGTAGATTATCTGCTCGGGGGAAATAGCCTGCCGACTGACCGCGATCAAGCAACGGCAGCCTTGTCTGCCTGGGCAGTTCAAAAAGGCTGCAAAATGGTCCGTGTCCACAATGTCGCTGCCAACCGTGACGTCGTTAAGGTTTGGGACCAATTGACTTCTGGAGGTCAACATGGATAA
- the folE gene encoding GTP cyclohydrolase I FolE, translated as MSKQEQIEQTIYQLLELLGEDPNREGLLDTPKRVAKMYLEMFNGLEEDPKDQFTAVFSEGHEEVVLVKDIPFHSMCEHHLVPFYGIAHVAYIPSKGRVTGLSKLARAVEVASRRPQLQERLTHQVAHALQDALDPEGVFVMVEAEHMCMSMRGIRKPGSKTVTTVALGKYKEDAILRRELLSMIHNK; from the coding sequence ATGTCAAAACAAGAACAAATCGAACAAACCATTTATCAATTATTGGAATTACTAGGTGAAGATCCGAATCGTGAAGGGCTCTTAGATACGCCTAAGCGGGTCGCTAAAATGTATTTAGAAATGTTTAACGGCTTAGAAGAGGATCCAAAAGACCAATTTACTGCTGTTTTTTCAGAGGGACATGAGGAAGTGGTCTTGGTCAAGGACATTCCCTTCCACTCTATGTGCGAACACCATTTAGTGCCTTTTTATGGCATTGCCCATGTAGCCTATATTCCTAGCAAGGGTCGTGTGACAGGTCTGAGTAAGCTGGCACGAGCAGTTGAGGTTGCAAGTCGCCGTCCCCAGTTACAAGAACGCTTGACCCATCAGGTTGCGCACGCCCTTCAAGATGCTTTGGATCCAGAAGGTGTTTTTGTCATGGTAGAAGCAGAACATATGTGTATGAGTATGCGTGGTATTCGCAAGCCAGGTAGCAAGACGGTGACGACTGTTGCCCTTGGCAAATACAAGGAAGACGCCATCTTGCGCCGTGAACTCTTGTCCATGATCCACAATAAGTAG
- a CDS encoding NUDIX hydrolase — MTKKPVQLATICYIDNGKEFLLLHRNKKENDVHQGKWIGVGGKLEPGETPQACAIREVFEETGLTVTKHALKGVITFPDFTPNTDWYTYVFKITGFEGSLIDCNEGDLEWVPYDQVLSKPTWEGDRHFQEWLLENRPFFSACFRYDGDKLLDYSVDFYEE, encoded by the coding sequence ATGACTAAAAAACCTGTTCAACTCGCTACTATTTGCTACATTGATAACGGCAAGGAATTTCTCCTCCTTCATCGAAATAAAAAGGAAAACGATGTCCATCAAGGTAAATGGATTGGGGTGGGTGGCAAATTGGAACCTGGAGAAACACCGCAAGCCTGTGCTATTCGAGAAGTCTTTGAAGAAACAGGTCTGACAGTCACCAAGCATGCCCTCAAAGGTGTCATCACCTTCCCAGACTTTACCCCAAACACAGACTGGTACACCTACGTCTTCAAAATTACCGGCTTTGAAGGAAGTCTGATAGACTGCAACGAGGGCGATTTGGAGTGGGTTCCTTATGACCAAGTTCTGTCCAAGCCCACCTGGGAGGGTGACCGGCATTTTCAGGAATGGCTCTTGGAAAACCGCCCCTTTTTCTCTGCCTGCTTCCGCTATGATGGGGACAAATTGCTGGACTACAGTGTTGATTTTTATGAAGAATAG
- a CDS encoding DUF4956 domain-containing protein, which yields MQLFNSIFSTSNNHITLTQMSLIFGVSLAMGVLHAAVYKYKSNYTKEFVISLSLMPALIAVIIALVNGNLGAGVAVAGTFSLIKFRSAAGSSKEMLAILLAMAIGLATGMGFLGLAVFMTLVLSACILIFENIGFAQVNQNRRHLLVTVPIEFDYDQFFENQFGSSCKQADLISLKYKQKKEALVLEYQVLLEKSVTDKKLVDTILTAGPLDVILNKQMPKKKYL from the coding sequence ATGCAATTGTTTAATAGTATCTTTTCAACATCAAATAACCATATTACCCTAACTCAGATGTCCCTGATTTTTGGTGTCAGTCTTGCTATGGGTGTGCTCCATGCAGCTGTTTATAAATACAAATCTAATTATACTAAGGAATTTGTTATTAGCCTCAGCCTGATGCCTGCCCTAATTGCTGTTATTATCGCCTTGGTCAATGGAAATTTGGGAGCAGGTGTGGCGGTGGCTGGGACCTTCAGTTTGATTAAGTTTCGTTCTGCCGCAGGTTCATCTAAGGAAATGCTAGCCATTCTATTGGCCATGGCCATTGGTCTGGCAACGGGTATGGGTTTCCTTGGACTTGCCGTTTTTATGACCCTAGTCTTGTCAGCCTGTATCTTGATTTTTGAAAACATTGGTTTTGCCCAGGTTAATCAGAACCGCCGCCATCTCCTAGTGACTGTACCGATTGAGTTTGACTATGATCAATTTTTTGAAAATCAATTTGGTAGTTCTTGTAAACAAGCAGACCTCATTTCCCTCAAATACAAGCAGAAAAAAGAAGCCCTTGTTTTAGAATACCAAGTTCTTCTGGAAAAATCAGTGACGGACAAAAAACTGGTTGATACCATCTTAACCGCTGGACCCCTAGATGTTATTCTGAACAAGCAAATGCCTAAGAAAAAATATTTATAA